The DNA sequence AAAGACATATTCCATTCCAAGTGTTCAAAAAAGTATAAACATAACATGTTCTAGCAGAATGCTCACCTTGTGCCTTGTGTTGGGTTTAAATCTGAGCTCCTTCTTTGTTATAATAGAATGGTTTCTAATAGCACTCTTGAACACCCTAGAGTTGGCAAACTCCATCCCCAACTCAAATGTAGGGTTTTTCATATCTTCATTTCCCTTAAACTCTCTCCATTGGCTGAACCTTTTCCTACACTTGACAGGAAACTTGTGATTGTTTTCACCATCATTCTCTGAAGAATACTGCTCTCCATCTTGTCCCTCTGAACCATATCCATCATTTTCTGATATGTTCCCCTCATACCCCGTCTCATCCTATTCATTGACCCCATTGCCATCCACattctgttcaaattgaatGTCATTATCCTCATCATGGAGATCATTACCAGAGTCAACAATTCAATCAAAGTTTGAGTCCTCTGAATCTGTTGAACTGTCAGAGGACACATCATGTCCATCATCTTGTTATTCAGAACCCTCAGCTTATGCCTCTGCTTGTCTTGAAGATTTCCCTCCAAATCTAGTGGCATATCTCTTCTGGACTTGTCTCCTTggttttcccttctttttctttagtgCAAGAATGTCCTCTACTTCCACCCTCTATTTACCTTTGTCAACAGctctttttttccctctttgagTTTCAGTTTGGGTCACTCCAAAAGCACTTAGAAGCCCATCATCCTCATTACCATGTACTAGCCCTTCATCATTATGTGCAGGTAATGGCCCATCACCATTATTACCTGAAACAGGCCCACTTCCATTACCAGCTTCTggcccatcatcatcatcatcatcatcatcatcatcatcatttacCTCCACAACTTCCATAACTTCTGGAATAAACTCATCAATCaaatcctcatcctcatcctcctcaTCAGAATTGGGCCCTCCTTCAATGTCATCAATCCACCAGTTCATGAATCTTGTGTGGTCAATATCTTCATCAAACTTATTCAGCTCATCCTCTCTAAACACTCTCCTCTCACTTAAGCAAACAATGTACATGTCAATGCTCTTTGTTCTTGGGGAGATGAAGGTGCACATGTCCATTGCATCCTTGTCAGCAGTAATTGGCAAAAATCCACTCCCTTCCTCACTAGCAAGAATCCTAAACCACATCTGCAATGAAGGGTTTTGATACCCTAGATCATAAGCCCAATAGTGCAGCCATGTCCAAGACACCTTGTCAGTGTCTATTCCATCAACATACACTACATCTCCCCTTCTATAAACCCTATTTAAACCTCTCTCACTGTGAAACCTTCCTCTATGGTGTATCTTCACAGTGAACACATAAGTACATGCATatgaaatttcaaaatatcatgACCTAAACCATTGAGTGCAGATCAAATTCCACAATTTTAAACCCTAAGAACATAAGTTCATTACATCACATTTTCTTCCTAAAGTTTGTTACttatatttattccataaatagcACACATCAATTAAGGACAAACAATGAATTGAGATTTATCATTTTCACTAACCCAGCATCAACAACCCTGCCCTCTTCATTTAAGTGCGTAACCTCTAAAACTACTGTTAAGCTGCTCTGAACTTAAATTCACAACCAACCAAACCACAAACCCTAAGCCTAAAGCA is a window from the Rosa chinensis cultivar Old Blush chromosome 2, RchiOBHm-V2, whole genome shotgun sequence genome containing:
- the LOC112184111 gene encoding acidic leucine-rich nuclear phosphoprotein 32 family member B-like; its protein translation is MWFRILASEEGSGFLPITADKDAMDMCTFISPRTKSIDMYIVCLSERRVFREDELNKFDEDIDHTRFMNWWIDDIEGGPNSDEEDEDEDLIDEFIPEVMEVVEVNDDDDDDDDDDDGPEAGNGSGPVSGNNGDGPLPAHNDEGLVHGNEDDGLLSAFGVTQTETQRGKKRAVDKGK